The DNA window GCGCCGCCTGGTCGGTTGCCCGCTGCCGACGGGGCCGAGCCGCGTTGCGATCGTCGATCCGGAAACGCTACGGCGCGCCGCCACCGACGCGATCGGCGAAATCTGGCTGTCGGGGCCGCATGTCGCCGGCGGGTATTGGCAGCAGCCCCGGGCAAGTGACGAGACATTTCGAGCTCAGGTCGTCGCGGAAGAGGGCACCCCGCATTTACGGACAGGCGACGTGGGATTCATTCGCGCGGGTGCCTTGTACATCACCGGGCGGATGAAGGATTTGATCATCACCGAGGGTCGGAACCACTATCCGCACGACATCGAATTGAGCGTCGAGCAAAGCCACGATGCGTGCCGGCCAGGCTGCTGCGCTGCGTTCGCCGTCGAGGGGGAAACCGAACAATTGGTGATTGTTCAGGAACTGCGGGCCGGGACCCCCGAGGTCCTGCTGCCAGAGATCGACGCGGTCATTCGCCGGGTGGTTAGCGAGGAGCATCAAATGCGGGCTTGGGCGGTCGTATTGATCGAACCGGGAACGATCCCCAAGACTTCGAGCGGCAAAATCCAGCGAAACGCTTGCCGACGCCAGTTTAGCGAGGGTACCTTAAAGCTTTACGCGCCGGGCCAATCTCGGCGGTGAATCCGACGGATCGCGGACAAGCCTGTGGGGGGCTCGCTGCGTGCGCATCTTGCTCGTCAACCCGGCCCAAGAAGAAACTTTCTTCGGGTTCTCCGAAGTCGTTCAGGAGACGGGCGTTTCCGGCTATATGCCGAATCTGGCGCTGCCGACCTTGGCGGCGCTGACACCAAGCGACATCGAATTGACGCTCGTCGACGAGCAAGTCGAAGACGTCCCGCGCGAAGGCCACTGGGACCTGGTCGGGATCACCGGCTACATCTCGCAAAGCCGGCGGATGTTCGAGATTGCCGACGATTTCCGGAAGCGCGGCTTGCTGGTGGCCATCGGCGGTCCCTATGCGACGCTCTCCAGCGCAACCGTGCGGCCGCATTGCGACATCTTGTTCACCGGTGAGGCTGAAGAAACCTGGCCGCAGTTTCTCGACGACTTTCGCCGCGGCGCCTGGCAGACGCAATACGCCGCGTCGGCGGCCGCCGAACTGGAACAGTCGCCGCTACCGAAGATCGAGGCCCTCAAGCCAGACGCATACTGGGTGGGGGTCGTCCAGACGAGCCGCGGTTGTCCGTTCAGTTGCGAGTTTTGCGATGTGATCGTCTACCTCGGACGGAAACAACGGCACAAATCGCCCCAACGCGTCGTGACCGAGCTCGAACGCTTGTACGCGGCCGGATATCGCAGTGTGTTTCTGTCGGACGATAATTTCACCGCCGCGCGCAAGCGGGCGGCCGACATCATGCAGGCCGTCGGGAACTGGAACCGCCGCCAGCCCGAGCGGACCTATTTCGCGACCCAGTTGTCGATCGACGTGGTGCGCGACGAGCAATTGCTCGAACTGTGCTCGTGGGCTGGGTTGAAGCAGGCCTTCGTAGGGTTGGAAACGCCGACGGCCGACGCCTTGCGCGAGGTGAAAAAGAACCAAAACGTCCGCCAGAACATGGTTGCCGACGTGCAGACGCTGCACAAAAACGGCATCATGGTCAACGGCGGCATCATCACCGGATTCGACAGCGACACGCCGGCTACGTTTCGTGTGTTGTACGATTTCGTGCAGGCCGCCGGGTTCCCGATGGTTAACGTCAACATGCTGCACGCTCCCGAGGGCACCCCGCTGGAACGAAGGATGCGCGACGAGGGCCGGTTGCGCGGGGACTACGCCGAATTGGGGTCGTTCTCGACGAATGTCGTCCCCAAGCAGATGAGCCTCGAGCAGCTCCGCCGCGGGACGCAATGGCTGCTGAACAAGCTCTATGCGCCGCAGCCCTTGCTCGAGCGCATCGCGAGCCTGGCCGAGCACCTGCCGGTCGAGCGGGAAATGGTCGTGACGGGAGCCCGTTCGGCTGCGATCTGGCAGCGGCTGCTCGATTCGTACGAGGCCCTCGGCGAGGAATATGCCCTCGTGCCGCGGCGCGCCGTGCGCCACTTCCGCGGCAAGGATACGAGCGCCTTGATGACCGCGCTGATCTTCGGCCGCCAGGCGATAGGCGTCATGCAGCGGCGGAAGATTTACGACCTGGGCCTCGGCCAACTGGAAGAGCCCGATTTCGAAGCGCTGGCGGTTGTCCCGTCGTAAATCGGCACCAGCGAGCGAAACGAGCGATCCGCATGAGCCGCGAGCAGATTCCAGGTACGACGAACGGGGCAGCGTCCCGGAAGGAGCGCAGCGCCGAGGAATTGCGCGCCTGGCTCGTCGATCAACTTGCGGCCCTGTTGGCCGTCGACGCCGCGGCGGTCGACGTCGACAAGCCGTTTACGGATTACGGATTGAGCTCGGCCGAAGCGGTGATCCTGGCCGGCGACTTGGGCAAATGGATCGGCCGCTCGCTGCCGCCGACCCTGGCCTGGGACTTTCCGACGATCGCCGATTTGGCCGAGCACATCGCCTGCATGGCGCCAACGAACGGATCTCCCCCGCCCGGCGCGGCTTAGCCGAATCGCCTCGGCCGGGCAGGGTAATCGCACACCGGGCCGCAGGTTTGGTCGTTTTCTGCGCCGGACGAATTCGGCCCGGTTGTCACGCCACGACTCGACGGCGCCGCGCGCGGAGCCGGGAACCCGCCAGGGCGAGCAGCCCGGTGAGCGTCAGCACCCAGGTCGAAGGCTCAGGCACGCCGACGAAATAGTTCTCGGCCAAGGCGTAGGCGTTCTGTCCGATGAGCGAGCCGGTGATCCGGCCGTCGAAATCGTCGGCCGCGACGTGGATTCCGCCGAACAATCGCGACAGGCCGGCCTGGTCGGAAGCGTCGAAATAGGTGGCCCACTGCAAGGTCAGGTCGGCGCTGGGGCCGCCTTCGAACTTCAGATAGGTGTTCGCCGGGAACGAAAACTCTCCGATGCCGCCTGGAAAGAATTCACTGCCGGTGTAGGCGGCCAACACCTCGGCCGAGGCGCGGCTGAACGTGCTATGCCCCGACGTATAGCCGGGGAACGCCGGCGTGACGAAGTTCGCCAATTGATACGGCAACCACTCGGTGGCCAGCATCCAGCCGACGCCGCCCGTGTCGGTCGGAACCGCCGGGTGGCCCAGCCAGGCACGGATCGCGATTTCACCTTCGTGGCCTGCCAGCGCCTCGTGCCTTTGGCCAGGAGCCGTGGATGCGGCGGTAATGATTTCGACCAGGCCGGGCTCGAGCGGCAAGCCGTTGGGGTTGTACGAGGGATCGCCCGCATCAGTCGACTGGCCGAGGCCGCCCATGTAGCGAATCATCGAGATCGGCCGCGTGTAGTCGTCGTAGAATTTGTTGTCCCAGGCCACGATGGCCGCGTTGTGCACGGCGCCGTTGAGCGCAAAGTAGCCTTTCACGTCCCATTCCAGGTCGCTCACAACGGGTCCAGTTCCGCCGATCTGCTTCGACAACAGCGGGTTGTCGGAGACGTCGTTGAAGATCGTGTTCCAATGACCAGGCGGAGTCTCCGATTTCGGGCCGTCGGCCCAGAATTCGGCCAACACACGGCCATAGTCACCGCGATTCACCACGTTCGAGCCGTAGGGCAGGCCGGTCGCCGGGTTGAACGCGTGGCCGGTGCCGTCGTTCGTGCCCAGGGTGTTGTTGAACATGGCACCGGGCGAGATGTCGATCGTCGTCGGATCGGCCGGATCGAGCCAACTGCTGTAACGGATCAATTCGAGTGCCGACTGCTTGAATAGGGCATCGCCGGCGCCGCCCAGTTGTGGCGGGCTGCCCGCGTCGATGTGCACTCCGCCGGGCGGGGCCGCAGGCAGGCCGAAGCCCTGCACGTCGCCCCAGTGAGGTGTCAGCGCCTTTTGCGTGGTGGGCCCGATCGTTAGCGGCTGCCAGCGGTTCGGGTCGTTCATCGTCGTGCCGGGCGAGCTGACGACCAGCGGCGGATTGACGGGAGTGTAGCCGCTCGTGTCGGCGTAGTTGCCCGCCTCGTTCGAACCGTCGGTCAAACCATATTGGATAAACTGCTGCGCGATGCGATTGCCGATCGCGGCGGGCGAGTTGCCGACCGTCGAAGTGAAGGTGCGGTCATAGCCCAGGGTATCCATTTCGGCATCGAACGACGGCAAGATCGTCGCTGCGCCGGGCGAAGCGGCAAACCGCTCGGAAAGCAGCCGGTACGCGGCAAAGCTGATGGCTTCTTGCCGCGCGGCTTCGATATCGGGCGCCGCGTAGTGGTCGTGCGTCAGGTAGCCGGTCGCCGTCGTATCGAATGCGGCCCAGGCGTCGTACATCGCGGCCGAGGTGTGAAACAAGTTGCGGGCATGCACCGTCGGGCGTGGCGTATCGTGGCGAATTGCATCGAGCAACAGTTCGTCCCATTGCCGCGCCACCGATTGAGCGCGGGCGCTCGCTGCACCGCACAACATCGCCAAGACCAACAGACAGCGGACAGATTTCATATGGATTGATTCCCCTAGGGTGTTCGTCGCGGCCCAGAAAAAACGCCAGGGCCCGGTGCACGAACGATCTCGAGACAGCGAATGCAAACCCGTGAACTACAGCAGCAGCGATCGACTTACGAGTCCGGTCGATCCGTTCACGAGCAGGTCTCGGCGGGGAAAAGAGACGGCAATCAACGCGGATTTCAGAATAGTAGCGGCCCCGATTGGTCGCAAGTGATTTGCTTGGCGCGAAACCGTGGACCATATTGACTGGTCGAATTGTCGCATGTTCGTTCCAGGGGCCACGGCCAGGGTGCTTGCATGGGAGCGGGGCAGCTAGGTAGCGGGTTCGCGCGGTGTTGTTGGGTGAGCACCTTGCTCGCCACGTGTGCGCCGGCCTTCGGCCAGGGCGCAGCCGAGATCCCGGCTGACGTTTTCGAGTTCATCGCCGAGGGCGAAACGGCTCGCCAGCAGCGGGTCGCCGAGCTGAAACGCGAAGCCGCACGGCTTAAGCAGGAGCAGCCGCCCGGTTGGGTCGAGAGGCTCGATGCGGCGCAGCAAGAGTTACGCGAACACTTGAAGCCGCGCGGGCCCTATTCTCCGGAGATGCCCGAGACGCCGCGCGTCGGCGACAAGGGGCGGCTGCCCGATCCCTGGGTGACAATCGTGCAGGTCATCGACGATCGCACGATGCTGGTCTTGTTACAGGGACCATGGACCAGCACGAAAACAAAAAAAGACGACGTAATCGTCGCGCTACGCGGTTTTCCCAGCGACACCGTGGCCGATCGCCAGCGCTACCAGGTTCTTGTCCCGGTGGTTATCTCGGGCACCGAAGATTTGCGTGACGGTAGCCGGCGGACGGTGATGGTCGCCGAGCCGCTCGACATGCGGCTCTACGAGCAACATTGGCCGGCCGTAGTCAAACAGCTCAAGCGGCGCCGCTGATAGTCGGATGCGAGACCCGAGATTCGCGCCTATTGCGGTCGTCGCAGGTCGAGTACCAGGTCGACTTCGCCGATCGGCAGGCCCGTGCGGCGGGCAATGGCCGCACGATCGACGCCCTGTCTGTCCAATTCGACGATGGCGTCATAGCGTGAGTCGGCTGTGCCTTGAATGGCCGCTGCCTGCGTGACGGCCGTCGCCACTCGCGGGGGCGCCGTGTTGCGGGTCAGATGAGGTCCGGCGATTGCGCTGGCGGCCTCGTCGCTGCGGCGCGAGAGATCGGCGCGCGTGACGTCTGCAAGCAAGCGCTCCAACCGCGCGCTTTCCTGTTGCGCGGTGATCACCAGTTGTTGCAGCGCGACGATCTTCGAGTCGAGCCGGGCCGTATGTTCCCGGGCCACCTCGTGCAGGGAGACTTCCCAGCGAGTCAATTGTTTCGGCGCATCGGCAGGCAGCGTCGCCTCGCCCGGGACCAGGCGGGGCAAGGACGCGCCCTTCGATGCGGCCGCGGTCGCCCCGCGGCGCAGTTGGCGCGAAGTGCGCATGAGCAGCACGCCGACCACCATCAGCAAGCCCATCAAAC is part of the Pirellulales bacterium genome and encodes:
- a CDS encoding B12-binding domain-containing radical SAM protein, producing MRILLVNPAQEETFFGFSEVVQETGVSGYMPNLALPTLAALTPSDIELTLVDEQVEDVPREGHWDLVGITGYISQSRRMFEIADDFRKRGLLVAIGGPYATLSSATVRPHCDILFTGEAEETWPQFLDDFRRGAWQTQYAASAAAELEQSPLPKIEALKPDAYWVGVVQTSRGCPFSCEFCDVIVYLGRKQRHKSPQRVVTELERLYAAGYRSVFLSDDNFTAARKRAADIMQAVGNWNRRQPERTYFATQLSIDVVRDEQLLELCSWAGLKQAFVGLETPTADALREVKKNQNVRQNMVADVQTLHKNGIMVNGGIITGFDSDTPATFRVLYDFVQAAGFPMVNVNMLHAPEGTPLERRMRDEGRLRGDYAELGSFSTNVVPKQMSLEQLRRGTQWLLNKLYAPQPLLERIASLAEHLPVEREMVVTGARSAAIWQRLLDSYEALGEEYALVPRRAVRHFRGKDTSALMTALIFGRQAIGVMQRRKIYDLGLGQLEEPDFEALAVVPS
- a CDS encoding acyl carrier protein is translated as MSREQIPGTTNGAASRKERSAEELRAWLVDQLAALLAVDAAAVDVDKPFTDYGLSSAEAVILAGDLGKWIGRSLPPTLAWDFPTIADLAEHIACMAPTNGSPPPGAA
- a CDS encoding vanadium-dependent haloperoxidase, with amino-acid sequence MKSVRCLLVLAMLCGAASARAQSVARQWDELLLDAIRHDTPRPTVHARNLFHTSAAMYDAWAAFDTTATGYLTHDHYAAPDIEAARQEAISFAAYRLLSERFAASPGAATILPSFDAEMDTLGYDRTFTSTVGNSPAAIGNRIAQQFIQYGLTDGSNEAGNYADTSGYTPVNPPLVVSSPGTTMNDPNRWQPLTIGPTTQKALTPHWGDVQGFGLPAAPPGGVHIDAGSPPQLGGAGDALFKQSALELIRYSSWLDPADPTTIDISPGAMFNNTLGTNDGTGHAFNPATGLPYGSNVVNRGDYGRVLAEFWADGPKSETPPGHWNTIFNDVSDNPLLSKQIGGTGPVVSDLEWDVKGYFALNGAVHNAAIVAWDNKFYDDYTRPISMIRYMGGLGQSTDAGDPSYNPNGLPLEPGLVEIITAASTAPGQRHEALAGHEGEIAIRAWLGHPAVPTDTGGVGWMLATEWLPYQLANFVTPAFPGYTSGHSTFSRASAEVLAAYTGSEFFPGGIGEFSFPANTYLKFEGGPSADLTLQWATYFDASDQAGLSRLFGGIHVAADDFDGRITGSLIGQNAYALAENYFVGVPEPSTWVLTLTGLLALAGSRLRARRRRVVA